One genomic window of Gossypium hirsutum isolate 1008001.06 chromosome D11, Gossypium_hirsutum_v2.1, whole genome shotgun sequence includes the following:
- the LOC107927185 gene encoding kinesin-4-like has translation MGLELISQVSVISVLEEVIQQHGNRIEDVANLVSRNTDEASLQRNDAAGWLRKTVGVVLGKDLPAEPSEEEFRLGLRSGKILCTVLNKIKPGSVPKVLEGPSDSIIIPDGAPLSPYQLENLRNFIAAIEEMGIPTFETSDLEQGGNSSRIVQSVLALKSYSEWKRSGGIGTWKYLENSKPPCFPKPKPFTRRNSEPFMHTFSRTMSLGDKSADSFNSEQSEISYAGSIPSLHLLVRAALLNKKQDEIPMIVESMIKKVSEEYERRLASHTELIKSSPKDTEESVPDNSLSRTASCGNVEVDIEVEAPAEETIDDESSIESEKKELPNEECNTDEEATRHLLKQKTLVEQQRQHLLELKHSLHATKVGMELLQVTYREEFNNLGKHLHSIAYAAMGYQRVLEENRKLYNQVQDLKGSIRVYCRVRPSLSGQSNNLSCVEHIDDTTITVLTPTKTGKEGRKSFTFNKIFSPSVTQAEVFSDTQPLIRSVLDGYNVCIFAYGQTGSGKTYTMSGPTELTEEGLGVNYRALGDLFELSNQRKETISYEISVQMLEIYNEQVRDLLASDGLNKRLEIRNSSQNGINVPEAHLVRVSSTSDVINLMNLGQKNRTVFSTAMNDRSSRSHSCLTVHVQGKDLTSGNIIHGCMHLVDLAGSERVDKSEVMGDRLKEAQYINKSLSALGDVIAALASKGSHVPYRNSKLTQLLQDSLGGQAKTLMFVHIAPEYEASGETISTLKFAERVATVELGAAKVNKDSGEVKELKGQISSLKAALTTAKKEGEPEQLQRSQTISISSSPEIIIPSLGTSPSLPKSQSSSDHSSSVTNAENESSTTSRRDSLEIQEMLANPSLWPPLGKPASSAKEDNKDSASGRWNETLMVNKNDKKDPIPAAGNARWNPTKVYPEQNLNKLTANKNTKGNQDHDQQRIRPEIGSTDDSSDLDECSEIDSVWQSSIPKVTNNNSPNGLASKPKKQQYNHVAKPKSTDFKSAIPSLIPSPSTRKPSNGANPNTNKPKRKTGYSK, from the exons ATGGGATTGGAATTGATTTCACAAGTTTCCGTAATatcagttttggaagaagttattCAACAGCATGGAAATCGAATTGAAGATGTTGCTAATTTGGTTTCGAGAAATACCGACGAAGctt cTTTGCAAAGAAATGATGCTGCTGGGTGGCTGAGAAAAACAGTTGGTGTTGTACTTGGTAAAGATTTGCCAGCTGAGCCTTCTGAAGAAGAATTCAGGCTTGGGTTGCGAAGTGGAAAGATCCTTTGCACTGTTCTAAATAAGATTAAACCAGGATCTGTACCAAAA GTGTTGGAAGGGCCTAGTGATTCAATTATTATTCCTGATGGGGCTCCTTTATCACCATACCAATTAGAGAATCTGAGGAACTTCATTGCAGCTATTGAAGAAATGGGAATTCCAACTTTTGAAACCTCAGATTTGGAACAG GGTGGGAACTCTTCAAGGATTGTGCAGTCTGTTCTAGCATTGAAGTCTTACAGTGAATGGAAAAGAAGTGGTGGAATTGGTACATGGAAATATTTAGAAAATTCCAAACCACCATGTTTCCCGAAACCGAAACCATTCACGCGAAGAAACAGCGAACCATTCATGCATACCTTTTCAAGGACAATGTCATTGGGTGACAAATCAGCAGATAGCTTCAACAGTGAGCAGTCGGAAATCAGCTACGCA GGTTCCATTCCTTCTTTGCACCTGCTAGTTCGTGCAGCTCTTTTAAATAAGAAGCAAGACGAGATTCCAATG ATCGTGGAATCTATGATAAAGAAAGTATCGGAGGAGTACGAGCGTCGCTTGGCAAGCCATACTGAACTG ATTAAAAGTAGTCCAAAGGATACGGAAGAATCGGTCCCTgataattctctttctcgaacTGCTTCATGTGGTAAC GTTGAGGTAGACATAGAAGTAGAGGCACCAGCGGAGGAAACAATTGATGATGAATCATCAATCGAGTCAGAGAAAAAGGAACTTCCGAATGAGGAGTGCAATACTGATGAGGAAGCAACAAGACATCTTTTGAAACAGAAGACATTGGTTGAACAACAACGACAACATCTTCTG GAATTGAAGCACAGTCTTCATGCGACAAAAGTAGGTATGGAACTTTTGCAGGTGACTTACCGCGAAGAGTTTAACAATCTAG GTAAACACTTGCACAGTATAGCTTATGCGGCTATGGGATATCAAAGAGTTCTTGAAGAAAACCGCAAGTTATACAATCAAGTGCAGGACCTGAAAG GGTCTATAAGAGTATACTGCCGAGTAAGGCCATCTTTGAGTGGGCAATCGAACAATTTGAGTTGTGTAGAGCACATAGATGACACAACTATCACAGTTCTCACCCCTACAAAAACCGGCAAAGAGGGACGAAAATCATTTACTTTTAACAAGATATTCAGTCCTTCTGTAACCCAAG CGGAGGTTTTCTCTGATACCCAACCTTTGATTCGATCTGTTCTAGATGGTTATAATGTTTGTATATTTGCTTATGGTCAAACGGGATCAGGGAAAACTTATACTATG TCTGGGCCTACAGAGCTCACAGAGGAAGGCTTAGGTGTAAACTACAGGGCATTGGGTGATCTATTTGAACTCTCAAACCAGAGGAAAGAAACTATTTCCTACGAAATTTCGGTGCAAATGCTTGAAATTTACAATGAGCAAGTTAGGGATCTCCTCGCATCTGATGGCCTAAATAAAAG ACTAGAAATCCGTAACAGCTCTCAAAATGGGATTAATGTACCTGAAGCTCACCTTGTGCGTGTATCATCAACATCTGATGTCATAAACTTGATGAACCTTGGGCAAAAAAATCGTACAGTTTTCTCCACAGCCATGAATGACAGGAGTAGTCGATCTCACAG CTGCTTGACAGTTCACGTTCAAGGAAAAGACCTCACATCAGGAAACATTATTCATGGCTGTATGCATCTGGTTGACCTGGCAGGAAGTGAAAGGGTGGATAAATCTGAGGTGATGGGAGATCGGTTAAAAGAGGCACAGTACATCAACAAATCCCTTTCTGCTTTAGGTGATGTGATTGCGGCTCTTGCTTCAAAAGGTTCACATGTTCCCTATAGAAACAGTAAACTCACTCAGTTGCTCCAAGATTCACTTG GAGGACAAGCCAAAACACTTATGTTTGTTCACATTGCTCCCGAGTACGAAGCTTCTGGAGAAACAATTAGCACGCTTAAATTTGCAGAAAGGGTTGCCACAGTTGAGCTCGGTGCTGCTAAAGTAAACAAAGATAGTGGAGAAGTGAAAGAGCTTAAAGgacag ATATCTAGTCTAAAAGCTGCCTTAACCACAGCGAAAAAGGAAGGAGAGCCTGAGCAACTGCAACGTAGCCAAACCATATCCATATCCAGTAGCCCAGAAATAATCATACCAAGTCTTGGAACATCCCCTTctcttccaaaatcgcaaagtTCCAGTGACCACTCTAGCAGTGTCACTAATGCAGAG AATGAGTCTTCAACCACATCTAGGAGAGATAGTTTGGAAATCCAAGAGATGTTGGCAAATCCATCACTTTGGCCACCTCTTGGAAAGCCAGCTTCAAGTGCTAAGGAGGATAATAAAGATTCAGCTTCTGGCAGGTGGAATGAAACACTCATGGTGAACAAGAATGACAAGAAGGATCCAATTCCAGCGGCAGGCAATGCTCGATGGAATCCAACCAAGGTATACCCGGAACAAAACTTGAATAAACTCACTGCAAACAAAAACACAAAGGGCAACCAAGACCATGATCAGCAACGAATTCGGCCCGAAATTGGCTCTACCGATGATTCTTCTGATCTTGATGAGTGTTCGGAGATCGACTCAGTTTGGCAATCCAGCATTCCGAAAGTCACCAACAATAATAGTCCAAATGGGTTGGCATCTAAACCAAAGAAACAGCAATACAATCATGTAGCAAAGCCTAAGAGCACAGATTTCAA GAGTGCAATTCCATCACTAATTCCTTCACCATCAACCCGGAAACCGTCTAATGGAGCCAATCCAAATACGAACAAGCCAAAGCGGAAAACTGGATAttcaaagtga